Within the Terriglobales bacterium genome, the region CTTCGAATAAGCCTCCAGCTTCTCCAGCGCGCTCGCCAGGGCGTACGGATTGCCGGTCAGCCCGGCGCCCGACTCGTCGGCGCCGTACTCGCGCTCGCGCGAGACCCAGAGCTGGATGAGCAGCGCCGCGAGCGGGGCCAGGATGAGCATGAGCAGCGCGGCCAGCGGGCTGCCGCCGCGGTCGCGGTCGCGCCCGCCGCCGCCGAACCACATCGCCCAGCGCGCGATCATGGTGATGGCGCCGGCGATGGTCGCCGCGATCGAGCTGATCAGGATGTCGCGATTCCGCACGTGTCCCAGCTCGTGCGCCAGCACGCCTTCCAGCTCCTCGTCGGTCAGCAGCTCCAGGATGCCGGCGGTCACCGCCACCGAGGCGTGCTGCGGGTTGCGCCCGGTGGCAAACGCGTTCGGCGAATCCGTGGGGATGACGAACAGCTTGGGCATCGGCATGCCGGCGCGCTGCGTCAGCCGCTCCACGATGGTGTAGACGCGCGGCAGCTGCTCGCGCGTCACCGGCTGCGCGTGGTACATCATCAGCGCCAGCTTGTCGGAAAAGAAGTAGGTGAAGAAGTTCATCCCCACGGCGAAGACGAAGGCGTAGATCATGCCCCGCTCGCCGCCGTAGTAGCGCCCCACGCCCAGGAACAGCAGCGTGAGCGCCGTCAGCAGCAGCGTGGTCTTGAAGACGTTGGTCATGGCTTGTAAGGATACGGATGCGGGGAGGTCAGGGTTCGCTGCGAAAAATCGAAAGGCGCCGGCGAGCGGCCGGCGCCTCCCAGGTCTCGCGTGGCTACGCCGCGCGCCGGCTGCGCGGCCGGTACTCCGCCACGCCGTCCGACAGATCGGTCATGCCGGTGACGGCCGCGATGGCCACCCCCTGGCCGCGGAAGAACATCGCTTCCGGCTCGTCGCCGAACATCATCACGCTGGGCAGCGCAGCCACCAGGCCCGCGAAGCCGGCGTCGATGCGCCCGTGCGTCTCCAGGCTGTAGACCGGGGTCAGACCGCCCGGCATGTCGGTCATCATCACGTTGCCGGCCTGGAGCGCGCCGCACACCATCGCGCCCAGCGCCGCCCGCTTGTTCTTCTTCCACAGCAGCGCGCCCGCCAGCACGAACGCCCCCGCGCTCGCGTAGTCGATGATCCCGTGCGCCTTCGGCGAGAGGACCTTCGGCATCCGCTCTGCCAGCATCGTCACGCCCTTCTGCATGAGTGCCATAAGAAAAACCCTCCGCCCAGAAAAGATGCGGAGGGGAAAAGCCGTGTTGGCGGAAAACGGGCGGCAGCTCACGAATCCGACGGAGTCTTAGCCGCTCTCGCGCTCACGCGCGCTATTTCTGCCGGCTGAGAGCCCTTTGCAGCGTGACGTCGAGCGCGTCCTTGTGCTTCTTGTATTCCTCGGGCGAGAGCTTGCCCGCCAGCCGCTCGCTCTCGAGCGCGAACATCTCTTCCTTGAGCGCGTCGAGCAGCGCTGCCGAGCGCCCGTTCGAGCCGGCGCGCACCACCGGTGCGGCCGCGGCGGCCGGGCGGACCGCCGCCTTGGGCCGCTTGGAGAGCTTCACCGGCTTGGTCGGGT harbors:
- a CDS encoding M48 family metalloprotease, coding for MTNVFKTTLLLTALTLLFLGVGRYYGGERGMIYAFVFAVGMNFFTYFFSDKLALMMYHAQPVTREQLPRVYTIVERLTQRAGMPMPKLFVIPTDSPNAFATGRNPQHASVAVTAGILELLTDEELEGVLAHELGHVRNRDILISSIAATIAGAITMIARWAMWFGGGGRDRDRGGSPLAALLMLILAPLAALLIQLWVSREREYGADESGAGLTGNPYALASALEKLEAYSK